A genomic region of Dreissena polymorpha isolate Duluth1 chromosome 4, UMN_Dpol_1.0, whole genome shotgun sequence contains the following coding sequences:
- the LOC127878432 gene encoding acetylcholine receptor subunit beta-like 1 → MLKTLCAVLILIGTCQAGTHANTKALKTDLFTNKSYDYKIRPIDDQSEAMEITVDLHLLAINEVSESAETLKTTAFLNLFWNDAFLKWDKDTTDITVAFWPQEDVWKPDIALKNSNVDYKDLGAPSLNVQNTAEGFVTWMPFHVFESTCTIDITNFPFDYQTCYLKFQAWSYRKSEVIMLGGSNGIEMSEYEPNSGWEVTATGWEIQEDSDDSAISFKLQLKRKPLYFMLSVILPIITLAILNLCVFLLPCTSGEKASYAITVFLSFAVFLTIVSSQLPKNSESVSLISVFLIIQTICSTLITVLALTLLRMSSFDDTVAIPRCLVFFVRYEDSTVPAH, encoded by the exons ATGCTAAAAACCCTCTGCGCTGTATTGATTTTGATTGGTACCTGCCAAGCAGGAACGCATGCAAACACAAAGGCTCTCAAGACAGATCTGTTCACCAATAAAAGCTACGACTACAAGATCCGACCCATAGATGACCAGTCAGAGGCAATGG AGATAACTGTCGACCTGCATCTGCTGGCAATAAATGAGGTGAGCGAGTCCGCAGAAACGTTGAAGACAACTGCATTCTTAAATCTGTTTTGGAATGACGCCTTTCTAAAATGGGACAAAGACACCACTGATATAACGGTAGCATTCTGGCCACAG GAGGATGTATGGAAGCCTGACATTGCCTTGAAGAATTCCAATGTTGACTACAAGGATCTCGGCGCGCCGTCACTCAATGTGCAGAACACGGCTGAGGGGTTCGTGACCTGGATGCCCTTTCAT GTGTTTGAATCAACGTGTACGATCGACATTACAAACTTCCCATTTGATTATCAGACCTGCTATCTGAAGTTTCAGGCTTGGAGTTACAGAAAATCAGAG GTTATAATGTTGGGTGGATCGAATGGAATCGAAATGTCCGAATACGAACCCAATTCGGGTTGGGAAGTCACTGCCACCGGTTGGGAAATTCAGGAAGACAGCGATGACAGCGCCATAAGCTTTAAGCTTCAACTAAAACGGAAACCGCTGTACTTCATGCTGTCTGTTATCTTACCTATAATAACGCTAGCAATTTTAAACCTCTGTGTTTTCCTTCTGCCATGTACGAGTGGCGAAAAGGCCAGCTATGCGATTACGGTATTCTTGTCTTTCGCTGTCTTCCTTACTATTGTTTCTTCACAGTTGCCAAAGAATTCTGAATCCGTGTCATTGATTTCGGTCTTTCTCATTATCCAAACTATCTGCAGCACATTGATAACCGTACTTGCACTGACCCTTCTGCGCATGTCCAGTTTTGATGACACGGTGGCAATACCTCGCTGTCTTGTTTTCTTCGTGCGAT